The following proteins are encoded in a genomic region of Diabrotica virgifera virgifera chromosome 1, PGI_DIABVI_V3a:
- the LOC114324356 gene encoding peptidyl-prolyl cis-trans isomerase G-like, with the protein MGSSQSKFKPGPHDCWHKMKVTGSQPKYLQCALQAIKDLHESTGSSQGRIIDYIQGVINAKQIRPRPRNVAMQIKRALKYAAQNGMVNHRGGRYVLALSDKDFAIFKGLRPKDPIKVNVKPKKIVKTPKKSKRRHSKYTKKYKKYSRLAYDDSLEDARIKSRKRRRDYEDDFYSDLDSLSSFSDDEEPTRKKSKKSLNNLVKCRSKEYDNCIKKETDLVVKKTESNKCTKNIVNTNVVNSKEGNNTVKKVSKEELKKTESKKNTTNKIETTSTESKKEDDSKKNENENKPDVEVKKRKERKKRTKKKVATANTEGENTVKNVPDTTSDTK; encoded by the exons ATGGGAAGCAGTCAAAGCAAATTTAAACCAGGACCCCATGATTGTTGGCATAAGATGAAAGTCACCGGATCCCAACCCAAATATTTGCAATGCGCTTTGCAAGCCATAAAGGATCTTCATGAATCGACAGGATCTTCCCAAGGAAGAATAATTG ATTACATCCAAGGTGTTATAAATGCCAAACAAATACGTCCAAGGCCAAGAAACGTCGCTATGCAAATAAAACGAGCTCTAAAATACGCCGCTCAAAATGGCATGGTAAATCATCGTGGAGGAAGATATGTTTTGGCCCTTTCTGACAAGGACTTTGCCATTTTCAAAG gCCTCCGACCAAAAGATCCCATTAAAGTGAATGTCAAGcccaaaaaaatagtgaaaactCCAAAAAAATCTAAACGTCGTCACTCCAAATATAccaaaaagtataaaaaatacAGCAGGTTAGCATATGACGATTCTTTGGAGGACGCTCGCATAAAAAGTAGAAAACGAAGAAGAGACTATGAGGACGACTTTTACTCAGATCTAGATAGTCTCAGTAGTTTTAGCGATGATGAAGAgcctacaagaaaaaaaagtaaaaaaagtttGAACAATTTGGTTAAATGTAGGAGCAAAGAGTATGATAATTGTATAAAGAAAGAAACTGATTTAgtagttaaaaaaacagaaagcAACAAATGCACAAAGAATATCGTTAATACTAATGTCGTTAATAGTAAAGAAGGTAATAATACTGTAAAGAAAGTCAGTAAGGAGGAACTTAAAAAAACAGAAAGCAAAAAGAATACAACGAATAAAATTGAAACTACGAGCACAGAAAGTAAGAAAGAAGATGATAGTAAAAAGAACGAAAATGAAAACAAGCCTGATGTGGAAGTTAAAAAACGCAAGGAAAGAAAGAAGAGGACAAAGAAGAAGGTCGCAACTGCGAATACAGAAGGTGAAAACACTGTAAAAAATGTAC